The Verrucomicrobium spinosum DSM 4136 = JCM 18804 genome includes a region encoding these proteins:
- a CDS encoding response regulator transcription factor, translated as MKATSSPPVVYVVDDDELVRRSLQRLFLSAGHDAFTFSSAESYLQQVLPTRPACLVLDLQMPGLNGFALQDELTARGSHEGIVFISGHGDVPACARALKKGAVDFLMKPFGDDRLLASVEEALAYSERTLKQALSRQGVQELLATLTPREMEVLRGVIAGYLNKQIAADLGTSEKTIKVHRGRVMEKLEVHSVAELVRMCAMIGLEPGSAGAGREEAVST; from the coding sequence ATGAAAGCCACCTCTTCCCCGCCCGTTGTGTATGTGGTGGATGACGACGAACTCGTCCGCCGAAGCTTGCAGCGGTTGTTCCTGTCGGCCGGTCATGATGCCTTCACCTTCTCCAGCGCAGAGAGCTATCTCCAGCAGGTACTGCCCACCCGGCCAGCCTGTCTGGTCCTCGACCTTCAGATGCCGGGACTCAACGGCTTCGCCCTGCAAGATGAACTGACAGCCCGCGGCTCCCATGAGGGCATCGTCTTCATCAGTGGTCACGGCGACGTGCCAGCCTGTGCCCGCGCCTTGAAAAAAGGGGCGGTGGATTTTTTGATGAAACCCTTTGGGGATGACAGGCTGCTGGCATCTGTGGAGGAAGCACTCGCCTACTCCGAGCGCACTCTGAAGCAGGCGTTGAGCAGGCAGGGCGTGCAGGAGTTGCTGGCCACCCTCACCCCGCGGGAAATGGAAGTACTGCGCGGGGTGATCGCCGGCTACCTGAACAAGCAAATCGCAGCAGATCTGGGCACTAGCGAAAAGACCATCAAGGTGCATCGCGGCAGGGTGATGGAAAAACTGGAAGTCCACTCTGTCGCAGAACTCGTCCGCATGTGCGCCATGATAGGGCTTGAACCGGGATCGGCTGGGGCCGGTCGTGAAGAGGCTGTCTCCACATAG
- a CDS encoding RDD family protein, which yields MSDTPRGLARQAVASTPETTKYHTFWPRLWALVVDVVIVLPFISLGEFLLHPERGQSSVISGLALATFLPICYRTLMHARFGQTVGKMVARVKILDASESRGPSFWQCLVRDLPEYLVATLTAYHTIELVQLGQYQPDQPDRSTFAQMIDLSYITWWFAEGMVLSANFRRRAIHDWLAGTVVVKCPPKRRNRPQKV from the coding sequence ATGAGTGACACCCCACGCGGCCTGGCGCGGCAGGCAGTAGCCTCTACCCCCGAGACGACGAAGTACCACACCTTCTGGCCCCGCCTGTGGGCCCTGGTGGTGGACGTCGTGATCGTCCTCCCCTTCATCAGTCTGGGGGAATTCCTCCTGCATCCAGAGCGGGGGCAGTCGTCGGTGATCTCGGGTCTGGCTCTCGCTACTTTTCTACCCATCTGCTACCGCACGCTCATGCATGCCCGCTTTGGCCAGACCGTCGGGAAGATGGTCGCGCGGGTGAAGATTCTCGATGCCTCAGAGTCGCGGGGTCCCTCGTTCTGGCAATGCCTGGTGCGGGACCTGCCGGAGTACCTGGTCGCCACCTTGACGGCCTATCATACCATTGAACTGGTGCAACTGGGCCAGTATCAACCAGACCAACCCGACCGGAGCACCTTTGCCCAGATGATTGATCTCAGCTACATCACGTGGTGGTTCGCCGAGGGCATGGTCCTCTCCGCCAACTTCCGGCGTCGCGCCATTCACGACTGGCTGGCGGGGACGGTGGTGGTCAAGTGTCCGCCCAAACGCAGAAATCGGCCCCAAAAGGTCTGA
- a CDS encoding phosphotransferase, which yields MSSLDLPIRAATETAVRHGIQPDRCDILQNASTLVLRLTENLVARVVTDVDGPRKGTEWFARENAIAAHLTRHGAPAIPLHPDLPPGPHEHLGYTLNFWQFVTITEDPPANAAAGRTLQQCHAILSSFPEPLPSLAIVRESIDLLQTLRDKSLLPSPTIEMLGAHLEEALQVLAHHPQQALHGDAHPGNLLNTTGGLRWTDWEDAFAGPVEWDVASFIWNPLLLDNDVSTANQIVAAYCKAGGRLDLEAMNQCLIARAAVITAWYPVLYPNPNADRQNKLQRRIHWLESLSPHRGTDFGLILP from the coding sequence ATGTCGTCACTCGACCTTCCCATCCGCGCTGCTACCGAAACTGCCGTCCGCCACGGCATTCAACCTGATCGCTGTGACATCCTGCAAAATGCCAGCACCCTGGTCCTTCGGTTGACCGAGAACCTCGTGGCCCGGGTGGTGACGGATGTGGACGGCCCGCGCAAAGGCACAGAATGGTTCGCGAGGGAGAATGCCATCGCCGCCCACCTGACCCGTCACGGGGCACCGGCCATCCCGCTCCATCCAGACCTGCCCCCAGGGCCCCACGAGCACCTGGGTTATACACTGAACTTCTGGCAGTTTGTCACCATCACAGAAGACCCGCCCGCCAACGCGGCCGCAGGCCGCACGCTACAGCAATGTCATGCGATCTTGAGCAGCTTCCCCGAACCCCTGCCCAGCCTCGCCATCGTCCGGGAGAGCATCGATCTGCTGCAGACACTCCGTGACAAGTCGCTACTCCCCTCACCCACCATTGAGATGCTCGGCGCCCACCTTGAGGAAGCCCTTCAGGTCCTGGCCCATCATCCCCAGCAGGCGCTCCATGGCGATGCCCATCCTGGCAACCTGCTGAACACCACCGGAGGCCTCCGCTGGACCGACTGGGAGGATGCCTTTGCCGGCCCGGTGGAATGGGATGTGGCCTCCTTCATCTGGAATCCCCTGCTCCTGGACAACGATGTCAGCACCGCGAACCAAATTGTCGCCGCCTACTGCAAGGCCGGTGGCCGCCTTGATCTCGAGGCGATGAACCAATGCCTGATTGCGCGCGCCGCCGTCATCACGGCCTGGTATCCGGTGCTCTATCCCAATCCCAACGCAGACCGTCAGAACAAGCTACAGCGACGCATCCATTGGCTGGAAAGCCTTTCGCCACACCGTGGCACTGACTTCGGCTTGATCCTGCCCTGA
- a CDS encoding sensor histidine kinase, with the protein MGVTLASFASNGFRWAGFLSQSCGLVALAAAVPGASSAQSQLYRAESPSAEPATAFVWQARSDTPWATGLVAALGAGAIAGYLVHRDRRKRFEIALEGRLRTEKFISELSVSLINVSADQIDQEVIRALERIQSVMSIEHCVLFTYSLRAEALVITHEADDPPRPPLSQINGSKFPWVLSHLTEKGTVRLNDTSQDLPLDALAERAACIELGVRSALIIPLRMTDAEVRGVAYATTRDARQWSDDLASSLQLIGDVLLSSLSAKQAETALRHTETSMTLAAESAMLGFWRWYPDENRSWLTDQARAIYGFEKDTRGTHADYLKRIHPEDRAAALTRFARAIKVDENFEHEYRLLFPDDDIRWVVVRARLVRKPNGRLQEIVGVSIDVTKDREQELRMHRQHEEMARLGRVAVLGEMTASLAHELNQPLTAIVTNASAARRFMNRDNPDPEMMNDLLQDITTAGQRAGEIIRGIRSMVKPGGAGREALDVNSLISEVLSLMKTDIMAKSSSVDLDLAPQLPQVHAIAVQVQQVLMNLLMNALEAMQHLPATSRRLTVSSSSPSGEAVHISVRDLGTGLPTDVPTRRLFDQFFSTKPDGMGMGLAIARSIVEGHGGTLEASDHPEGGAKFTIILPVRKFAPPSSRPA; encoded by the coding sequence ATGGGTGTTACCTTGGCCAGTTTTGCTTCCAATGGGTTCCGATGGGCGGGCTTCTTGAGCCAGTCGTGCGGGCTGGTTGCGCTTGCCGCTGCCGTGCCAGGGGCCTCGTCTGCACAAAGTCAGCTGTACCGAGCCGAATCTCCGTCAGCAGAGCCCGCGACAGCCTTCGTCTGGCAAGCCAGATCAGACACCCCCTGGGCTACGGGTCTGGTGGCGGCACTGGGAGCTGGGGCCATCGCCGGGTATCTCGTTCACCGGGATCGCAGAAAGCGTTTCGAAATCGCCCTGGAGGGACGCCTCCGCACAGAGAAGTTCATCTCCGAACTATCCGTCTCTCTGATCAACGTTTCTGCCGATCAGATCGATCAGGAAGTCATTCGCGCGCTGGAGAGGATCCAGAGCGTGATGTCCATCGAGCATTGCGTCCTTTTTACCTATTCGCTACGAGCAGAGGCCCTGGTAATCACCCACGAGGCCGACGATCCCCCACGCCCCCCGCTGTCCCAAATCAATGGCTCTAAGTTCCCCTGGGTGCTATCCCATCTGACGGAAAAAGGAACCGTCCGCCTGAACGACACCTCACAGGATCTCCCCCTCGATGCACTTGCCGAGCGGGCAGCGTGTATTGAACTCGGCGTGCGGTCTGCCTTGATCATCCCTCTGCGGATGACGGATGCAGAGGTGCGGGGCGTCGCCTACGCCACCACGAGAGACGCCCGGCAATGGTCAGATGACCTCGCTTCAAGCCTACAGCTGATTGGGGACGTGCTGCTCTCCTCCCTCTCAGCCAAACAGGCAGAAACAGCCCTCCGCCACACCGAGACCAGCATGACGCTGGCAGCGGAGTCTGCCATGCTCGGCTTCTGGCGATGGTATCCCGATGAGAACCGCTCCTGGCTTACCGATCAAGCCCGGGCCATCTACGGATTCGAGAAGGACACCCGGGGCACTCACGCGGATTACCTAAAACGCATCCATCCTGAAGACCGGGCGGCAGCATTGACCCGGTTTGCTCGCGCCATCAAGGTGGACGAGAACTTCGAGCACGAGTACCGCCTCCTCTTCCCCGACGATGACATCCGTTGGGTGGTCGTAAGAGCCCGCCTGGTGCGCAAGCCCAACGGCCGGCTACAGGAGATCGTGGGCGTGAGCATCGACGTCACCAAAGACCGTGAGCAGGAACTGCGCATGCACCGGCAGCACGAGGAAATGGCCCGCCTCGGCCGGGTGGCGGTGTTGGGTGAAATGACAGCCTCGCTGGCCCATGAACTGAACCAGCCCCTCACTGCAATCGTCACAAATGCCTCGGCTGCACGTCGTTTCATGAACCGGGACAATCCCGATCCTGAGATGATGAACGACCTCCTCCAGGACATCACCACCGCAGGGCAGCGGGCCGGGGAGATCATCCGTGGCATTCGCAGCATGGTAAAGCCAGGTGGAGCTGGCAGAGAGGCGCTCGATGTGAACAGTCTCATCTCCGAGGTGCTGAGCCTCATGAAGACAGACATCATGGCCAAGTCCAGCTCGGTGGACTTGGATCTCGCACCACAACTCCCCCAGGTTCACGCCATCGCCGTCCAGGTACAACAGGTGCTCATGAATCTCTTGATGAACGCTCTGGAGGCCATGCAGCACCTGCCGGCAACCAGTCGGCGGCTCACGGTCTCCTCCAGCAGTCCCTCCGGAGAGGCGGTGCACATCTCAGTCCGTGATCTGGGCACGGGCCTGCCCACGGACGTTCCTACCCGGCGGCTCTTTGATCAGTTTTTCTCCACCAAACCAGATGGCATGGGCATGGGCCTTGCCATTGCCCGCTCGATCGTGGAAGGTCACGGCGGCACATTGGAGGCCAGTGACCATCCCGAAGGCGGTGCCAAGTTTACCATCATCCTACCCGTTCGAAAATTCGCACCGCCCAGTTCCAGGCCTGCATGA
- a CDS encoding response regulator encodes MTTHFPNRDQPPDTPICVVEDDPTVLRAISWLLAAEGYDILGFSLPQEFLTHVSTNNVPLVVLDVWMEGMSGLEVQTRLRAISPTTKVIIMTANADPATRSQAEAGGVAAFFVKPFDTDSFVQAIAAMVGRRKPARVP; translated from the coding sequence ATGACGACCCACTTCCCCAACCGTGACCAGCCTCCCGATACTCCGATCTGTGTCGTCGAAGATGACCCCACCGTATTGAGGGCCATTTCCTGGCTGCTCGCTGCTGAAGGGTATGACATCCTTGGCTTCAGTCTGCCGCAGGAGTTTCTCACGCATGTGAGCACGAACAACGTGCCGCTAGTCGTGCTGGATGTGTGGATGGAAGGGATGAGCGGCCTGGAGGTCCAGACCCGTCTCCGGGCCATCTCTCCGACCACCAAGGTCATCATCATGACAGCCAATGCAGACCCTGCTACGCGGTCCCAGGCCGAAGCGGGAGGCGTTGCCGCATTCTTCGTCAAACCCTTCGACACGGACTCTTTCGTCCAGGCCATTGCCGCCATGGTAGGCAGGCGGAAGCCGGCCAGAGTGCCGTAA
- a CDS encoding glycine zipper domain-containing protein: protein MKNPSILNRLFHRIPVLSAAALAAVMMSSCASGPNARTGTVVGGLGGAAVGGIVGHQSGRGLEGAAIGGALGALGGNMIGDSQDQRNYDRRRYYANRGYYSDRGYYGNRGYSY, encoded by the coding sequence ATGAAAAATCCCTCCATTCTTAATCGGCTCTTTCATCGTATCCCCGTCCTCAGCGCAGCTGCTCTGGCGGCGGTGATGATGAGTTCATGCGCCTCAGGTCCGAACGCCAGAACGGGCACGGTCGTTGGTGGTCTGGGCGGTGCTGCCGTAGGGGGCATTGTCGGTCACCAAAGTGGTCGCGGCCTTGAAGGCGCAGCCATTGGCGGTGCCTTGGGTGCCTTGGGCGGCAACATGATCGGTGATTCGCAGGACCAGCGGAACTATGACCGCCGCCGCTACTATGCGAACCGTGGGTACTACTCCGACCGTGGGTACTACGGCAACCGCGGATACTCCTATTGA
- a CDS encoding PVC-type heme-binding CxxCH protein produces the protein MILTRFLHPFGTTGAVFTLSLLALGGGGDAVAQSTLGSSRLKLHKWSGDINVPDPVACTVDPQGRVYVTQTTRRKVADLDIREHTQWIPRDVRLESIEQKEAFYHDVLAPGKMLKPEGSLKDHNGDGSIDWKDLTVHSERIYRLEDSDGDGVADKRTLFAEGFNTEVTGIAAGILWHDGWVYCTIAPDLWRLRDTNDDGVADEREIVAHGFGHHIAYAGHDMHGLCVGPDGRIYWTIGDKGTNVITKEGRRASAPHQGAVLRCEPDGSGFEIFAHGLRNVQEVAFDDYGNLFGVDNDADKPDEKERLVYITEQSDSGWRCSFQYMKGYCPWVDEGLWQPLHASQPEYITPPLASSHDGPSGFAYNPGTALARGWKDTFFLNQFPSGKMNAMRVTPEGASFGLKEDKMVASGVMGIGMSWGPSGKLFMVDWGGDYALNEIGAVWTVDDPAGEGQADRQETATLLKAGFETREVPALAALLGHADQRVRRGAQFELAKRGAYEALESVVLDRKQPQLGRLHALWGLGQLMRAGKYAATTILDDLTQDSDPEIRALTARMMGDAAGHDVQSGHLVPLLSDPHPRVRFHAAIALGKCKTSVATLPLIQLAASNGDLDPWIRHACVVGLLGCTSPDALAGSAAHPNRAVRMASLLALRRLNHPGVAGFLKDPDPKIASEAARAIYDDESIVAALPQLIVLLDKSSALPDAVARRALNACLRTGGKENAERLITYALRQDSPLPLRMEALELAMLWNDPPVLDRVDGRYRVIVGSADPKTLAMVALAKIDALMGLPEKELKAKVVQLLTIHRVPVESRVARAAVMEESASPEVRVEALRLLADQHPGSDDLVAALDAILGAKAPELLRVAALDNVLLRDRAQAAAEAKKLYKSGTTLEKQKALAMLGRVQMEAGDEALVEQWDAWKSGKLGKVPAAVLLELIEACQARRSSAPALEERLATHDKALAEKAGTAAAFEECLEGGDAKLGKEIALQNLTANCTACHKFESKEGSTVGPALNLIGKQKDRIYLLEALITPSKAVAPGFGIMTVTLKDGKMLTGTLVANTSSTLQLRLADGALEKVDTAQIESKTDPISVMPPMGAMLNKRQVRDLVAYLASLDGGASKKSSKSGNSPK, from the coding sequence ATGATTTTGACTCGTTTTCTGCACCCCTTCGGCACGACTGGTGCGGTCTTTACCCTTTCACTTCTTGCCTTGGGCGGTGGTGGCGACGCGGTGGCGCAGTCAACGCTTGGTTCGTCCAGGCTGAAACTCCACAAGTGGTCTGGAGACATCAATGTGCCGGATCCCGTGGCCTGCACGGTGGATCCTCAGGGGCGGGTTTATGTCACTCAAACGACCCGTCGTAAGGTGGCGGATCTCGACATCCGGGAGCACACACAGTGGATCCCGCGTGATGTGCGCCTTGAGAGCATCGAGCAGAAAGAGGCCTTCTACCATGACGTGCTGGCTCCGGGGAAGATGCTCAAGCCTGAAGGGAGCCTCAAAGACCACAATGGAGACGGCTCGATCGACTGGAAGGACCTGACCGTGCATTCCGAGAGGATTTACCGGCTGGAAGACAGCGATGGAGACGGCGTGGCCGACAAGCGGACGTTGTTTGCCGAGGGCTTTAATACGGAGGTGACGGGGATTGCGGCTGGCATCCTCTGGCATGACGGCTGGGTGTATTGCACCATCGCGCCGGATCTCTGGCGCCTGCGGGATACCAATGACGATGGCGTGGCGGATGAACGCGAAATCGTAGCTCACGGGTTTGGTCACCACATCGCCTACGCCGGGCATGACATGCACGGTCTGTGCGTTGGACCGGATGGGCGCATTTACTGGACGATCGGTGACAAGGGCACGAACGTCATTACCAAGGAAGGCAGGAGAGCATCAGCCCCGCATCAAGGGGCGGTGTTGCGGTGCGAACCTGATGGGAGCGGGTTTGAGATCTTTGCCCATGGCCTGCGCAACGTGCAGGAAGTGGCGTTCGATGACTACGGCAATCTCTTTGGCGTGGACAACGATGCGGACAAGCCGGACGAAAAGGAACGCCTGGTGTACATCACCGAGCAGAGTGATTCCGGATGGCGCTGTAGCTTTCAATACATGAAGGGGTATTGCCCCTGGGTGGATGAGGGCTTGTGGCAGCCTCTACACGCCTCCCAGCCGGAGTACATCACCCCGCCTCTGGCGAGCTCCCATGATGGCCCCTCGGGCTTCGCGTACAATCCGGGCACGGCCCTGGCTCGGGGGTGGAAGGATACGTTTTTCCTGAACCAATTCCCCTCCGGGAAGATGAATGCCATGAGGGTGACGCCGGAAGGCGCGTCCTTCGGGCTGAAGGAAGACAAGATGGTGGCCAGTGGCGTCATGGGAATCGGCATGAGCTGGGGCCCCTCCGGCAAGTTGTTCATGGTGGATTGGGGTGGGGACTATGCGCTGAATGAAATCGGTGCGGTATGGACGGTGGATGATCCTGCCGGAGAGGGGCAGGCGGATCGCCAGGAGACTGCCACCCTGTTGAAAGCTGGCTTTGAGACCCGCGAAGTCCCGGCGCTCGCCGCGCTGCTGGGGCACGCTGACCAGCGGGTGCGCCGTGGGGCGCAGTTTGAGCTGGCAAAGCGAGGCGCTTACGAGGCCCTGGAATCCGTCGTGTTGGATAGGAAGCAGCCCCAGTTGGGGCGCCTGCACGCCCTCTGGGGATTGGGACAGCTCATGCGGGCTGGCAAGTATGCGGCCACCACGATTCTCGACGATCTCACCCAGGATTCCGACCCAGAGATCCGTGCGCTGACGGCCCGAATGATGGGAGATGCTGCAGGCCATGACGTCCAAAGCGGGCATCTGGTGCCGCTTCTTTCCGATCCGCATCCCCGCGTCCGCTTCCACGCCGCGATTGCGCTCGGTAAATGCAAGACCAGCGTGGCCACTCTGCCGCTGATCCAACTGGCCGCTTCAAACGGTGACCTGGACCCATGGATTCGCCACGCTTGTGTAGTCGGTCTTCTGGGTTGCACTTCGCCGGATGCTCTGGCGGGATCGGCCGCCCATCCCAACCGTGCGGTACGAATGGCCAGCCTCCTGGCCCTGCGACGGTTGAATCATCCGGGAGTGGCCGGATTTCTCAAAGATCCTGATCCCAAGATCGCCTCCGAAGCCGCCCGGGCCATCTACGATGACGAGTCCATCGTGGCTGCCTTGCCCCAGTTGATTGTGCTGTTGGACAAAAGCTCTGCTTTGCCTGACGCGGTGGCCCGCCGGGCGCTCAATGCCTGCCTGCGGACCGGAGGCAAGGAGAACGCTGAACGTCTGATCACTTACGCCCTTCGTCAGGATTCGCCCCTTCCCCTGCGAATGGAAGCTTTGGAATTGGCCATGCTCTGGAATGACCCGCCAGTTCTAGACCGTGTGGACGGGCGATATCGGGTGATCGTTGGCTCCGCGGATCCGAAAACCCTGGCAATGGTGGCGCTTGCCAAGATTGACGCCCTCATGGGGCTTCCTGAGAAAGAGCTCAAGGCCAAGGTGGTTCAGCTGCTCACGATCCATCGCGTGCCGGTAGAGTCTCGCGTAGCGCGTGCCGCGGTGATGGAGGAAAGCGCCAGTCCTGAGGTGCGGGTGGAGGCCCTCCGGTTGCTTGCGGATCAGCATCCAGGTTCTGACGATTTGGTGGCGGCGCTAGACGCCATCCTGGGGGCGAAAGCACCGGAACTTCTTCGGGTCGCGGCGTTGGACAATGTGCTCTTGCGTGACCGGGCCCAGGCCGCGGCAGAAGCGAAGAAGCTATACAAAAGCGGGACCACATTGGAGAAGCAGAAGGCTCTGGCCATGTTGGGTCGTGTGCAGATGGAGGCTGGGGACGAGGCACTCGTCGAGCAGTGGGATGCCTGGAAGTCCGGCAAACTTGGCAAGGTTCCCGCGGCAGTGCTGCTTGAGCTGATCGAGGCCTGCCAGGCTCGCCGCAGCAGTGCTCCGGCGCTGGAGGAGAGGCTCGCGACCCATGACAAGGCGCTGGCGGAGAAGGCGGGCACTGCGGCTGCCTTTGAGGAGTGCCTGGAAGGGGGAGACGCGAAGTTGGGCAAGGAAATTGCCCTGCAGAATCTCACGGCGAACTGTACCGCCTGTCACAAGTTCGAGAGCAAGGAAGGCAGCACTGTCGGCCCCGCGCTGAACCTCATCGGCAAGCAAAAGGATCGGATCTACCTGCTGGAGGCATTGATCACGCCCTCCAAAGCCGTGGCCCCAGGCTTTGGGATCATGACGGTGACATTGAAGGATGGCAAAATGTTGACTGGGACGCTGGTGGCCAACACTTCCTCGACTCTCCAGTTGCGACTGGCGGATGGAGCGTTGGAGAAGGTGGACACAGCCCAGATTGAGTCGAAGACTGATCCGATCTCGGTGATGCCGCCCATGGGTGCCATGCTCAACAAGCGTCAGGTTCGCGATCTGGTCGCCTATCTGGCCAGTTTGGACGGGGGGGCATCCAAGAAGAGCTCCAAGTCCGGCAACTCACCCAAGTGA
- the ppk1 gene encoding polyphosphate kinase 1 has product MKTDQFFNRELSWLAFNERVLEEAAKDTLPVLERVKFIAITASNLDEFFMVRVGGLQFLKDANKRVRDLAGLTPTQQLAQIRERTLHFIDTQYEILNLHLRPLLRDKGIRRMMPDELTPGQRTYLHDYFNEQIFPVLSPIAVDPDEERIALPALHILLMSEVRSREEEKAPETVRYVVFTVPPSLPRHVVIPDVEGATHSYINVEDLVEMFIHQYFPQEQVHGTARFRISRNSDITLDDESAQDLATEMEQILVARQSSSTIRLEIEEESDVTPSLVKSIQRLCDVNSSQTYMIPGELDLRSCFGLASLPGFENLKVAPWPTSEIQEVEDAVSIFDLIREDDLLLHHPYESFEPVLQLVEQAATDPNVIAIKQILYRTAKNSRIISALIKAAQAGKHVTVLVELKARFDEARNLERAEDLLNAGAQIIYGVRGLKTHAKICLVLRREAGRMMRYCHFGTGNYNEATSRLYTDISYLTCRPEYGADATSFFHTVTGRSRFVHFQRISMAPFGLRERLVEMIQSETERARQGEAAEMKLKMNSLEDPQMIQELYAASKAGVKVHLCVRGICCLRPGIKGLSENIRVVSIIDRYLEHGRIFWFRQGGNPVVFIASADFMNRNLSKRVELLTPIEDADARKRLEELLDTQFADTVQARELDKDGVYLPVKTLKRKPLRSQEYFAKQAARRHRSRSQSPDLLVPHVPK; this is encoded by the coding sequence ATGAAAACCGACCAATTCTTCAATCGTGAACTGAGCTGGCTTGCGTTCAATGAACGCGTGTTGGAAGAGGCTGCCAAGGACACGCTGCCTGTCCTTGAGCGCGTCAAATTCATCGCCATCACCGCATCCAACCTGGATGAATTCTTCATGGTCCGGGTGGGTGGGCTGCAGTTCCTGAAGGATGCCAACAAGCGGGTGCGGGACCTCGCGGGCCTCACCCCCACCCAGCAGCTTGCCCAGATCCGCGAGCGCACCCTCCACTTCATCGACACCCAGTACGAGATCCTCAACCTCCATCTGCGCCCCCTGCTGCGTGACAAGGGCATCCGTCGCATGATGCCGGATGAATTGACTCCCGGCCAGCGCACCTATCTGCACGACTACTTCAACGAGCAGATCTTCCCGGTCCTCTCCCCCATCGCCGTGGATCCCGATGAGGAGCGCATCGCCCTGCCCGCTCTCCACATTCTCCTCATGAGCGAGGTGCGCTCTCGCGAGGAAGAGAAGGCCCCGGAGACCGTCCGCTATGTGGTCTTCACCGTGCCCCCCAGCCTGCCGCGCCATGTAGTCATCCCAGACGTCGAAGGTGCCACCCATTCCTACATCAATGTGGAGGACCTGGTTGAGATGTTCATCCACCAGTACTTCCCTCAGGAGCAGGTGCATGGCACGGCCCGGTTCCGCATCAGCCGCAACAGCGACATCACCCTGGATGATGAAAGCGCCCAGGATCTCGCAACGGAAATGGAGCAAATCCTGGTGGCCCGGCAGTCATCCAGCACCATACGGCTGGAAATCGAAGAAGAGAGTGACGTCACCCCCAGCCTGGTCAAATCCATTCAGAGGCTCTGCGATGTCAATTCCAGCCAGACCTACATGATCCCCGGTGAGCTGGACCTGCGCTCCTGCTTTGGGCTGGCCTCCCTGCCAGGCTTCGAAAATCTCAAGGTCGCCCCCTGGCCGACCTCGGAGATCCAGGAGGTCGAGGACGCAGTGAGCATCTTCGATCTCATCCGTGAGGACGACTTGCTTCTTCACCACCCCTACGAGTCCTTCGAACCCGTTCTGCAGCTTGTTGAGCAGGCCGCCACAGACCCGAATGTGATCGCCATCAAGCAGATCCTCTACCGCACAGCCAAAAACAGCCGCATCATCAGCGCCCTCATCAAGGCAGCCCAGGCCGGCAAGCACGTGACGGTGCTGGTGGAGCTCAAAGCGCGGTTCGATGAAGCACGCAACCTGGAGCGCGCTGAGGACCTGCTCAATGCCGGTGCCCAGATCATCTACGGCGTGCGAGGTCTCAAGACGCATGCCAAAATCTGCCTCGTCCTGCGGCGTGAGGCCGGGCGCATGATGCGCTACTGCCACTTCGGCACCGGCAACTACAACGAGGCCACCTCCCGCCTCTACACAGACATCAGCTACCTCACCTGCCGGCCGGAATATGGAGCAGATGCCACATCCTTCTTCCACACCGTCACCGGCCGCTCCCGCTTCGTCCACTTCCAGCGCATCAGCATGGCCCCCTTTGGCCTGCGGGAGCGTCTGGTGGAGATGATCCAAAGCGAGACCGAACGCGCCCGCCAGGGCGAGGCTGCCGAGATGAAGCTAAAAATGAACTCCCTGGAGGATCCCCAGATGATCCAGGAACTCTATGCCGCCTCCAAGGCCGGCGTGAAGGTGCATCTTTGCGTCCGCGGCATCTGCTGCCTCCGCCCAGGCATCAAAGGCCTGAGCGAAAACATCCGCGTCGTCAGTATCATCGACCGTTATCTGGAGCACGGTCGCATTTTCTGGTTCCGCCAGGGCGGCAATCCCGTCGTCTTCATCGCCAGTGCGGATTTCATGAACCGGAATCTCAGCAAGCGCGTGGAACTGCTCACCCCAATTGAGGACGCCGATGCCCGCAAGCGTCTGGAAGAGCTTCTGGACACGCAGTTCGCAGACACCGTCCAGGCTCGTGAACTGGACAAGGATGGGGTGTATCTCCCGGTGAAAACGCTCAAACGCAAGCCGCTGCGCTCCCAGGAATACTTTGCCAAACAGGCCGCTCGCCGACATCGCTCCAGATCCCAGTCGCCCGATCTGCTGGTGCCTCACGTGCCCAAGTAA